The window CGCAAAGATAATGTAGTACTTGTATCCCAAGGAGTCGAATCCGGTCGGAGTGATCTCAGCCACGAGAAAGTTGAATAACCATGCGGTGCCCGTAGAGATAGCTGTGATGGGAACGCGGGCACTCAGGGGCGCGATCTCCGAGGCGTATAGGAACGTCAACCCGAGAAATCCGATGGGGAAAAACAGGGAGAACATAAAGATGAAAGCTCCGGCTGTCCCAGAAGCAGCACGGTTGGTGATCTGCGACGATGTCCCGGCTATGATTGCCATACAGGCGCCCATACCCGCTGCAGAGaacatcatcaacttgcGGCGGCCCAAACGATCGACGGTTAGCACTCCGATAGGTGAGCAGATTGTCTGCCATGTAAACACAGCGGCGCCCAGAATTCTTGAGACGCTGCTAGAGAAGCCGAGGCCTTGCTCAAAGACGGTTGCTTGGTAGAATGCCAAAGCATTGATGCCGGACATCTGTTGAAACATTTgtcccgcagcagccagaaaCGTGCGATGGAAGAGGCGCGAGGGTCCGTTGGTAAAGATGTCTCGGAATCTGCCCTCGCCAGCAATTTCCAACGATTCTTTGATTTCGGCCACATCCACATTGACGAGTTCCGAGTCCACTGCTGTGTCGGACAGGGCTGCCAGGACCTCCcgggcctcttcttcacggCCCTTCTGTAGTAGCCAGCGAGGGGATTCGGGCAATTGCGGAGTCATGATCAGCACAAAAATCGACCACAAGCCCGACAATGCGAGAGGGAAACGCCAGGAGACACTGCCAGTGGTGTGGGACATGCCGACATTCACCCAcgcggcgatggcgagcCCCATACTGATAAACAACGTTTCGAGAACCACAGTCGAACCTCGATGATCAGCTCTCGAACACTCGGACTGCCAGTTCGGTGCGGTAGCAGTGAGGGCTCCGAAGCCGATACCAGACACCAACCGACCCACGATGAGCTGGGCCAGAGAGAATGACGACGATTGCAGAAGCGCTCCGACAATATTAATAGCTGCCCCAAGCATGATGgttcgccttcttcccaAGGGATCGCCGATCTTGAGACAGGCCAAGGATCCAAAGAAACAGCCCAGTGTATACAAAGCGACCACGGTGCCCTGGATCTTCGAATTCTCAGCCTTCACCGCGCCAGTTGTGGTTTCCGTATTGATACGAGGAAACGTCTCCGTCCACGAGGGCAAGCTCAGAAGACCACCTGCCACGCCATTGTTGTAACCGAATCTAATAGTCCATCGGTCAGGAGGAATCCAAACGCGCGAAGAAAGGGTAGGGTGTTCTCACAGGACGTATGCTGGTAAAATCACGCCCCAGATCAACGCCGCCCGGAGAGATTTGCCTCGAAAACCAAGAAATGGTGCCATGATCGGGGGGTGATGGGATGAATGAATCAAGAGTCGCTCGGCCACGGGTACAAGGATAAAGACCAAGTCTTAAGTATTCTTCCGGAGCTGGATCGCTCTTGTTGAACAAAATCTATATCGGGCAAAGATCGGCTCGGGATTCGTGCGCGGGGAGTTTAGGAGACAATACACCCCATTTCTACCGTAGATTCGGGGTAGTACGACTATGCCGACCCATTTTACCTACGAGCTCCAACAGGATTATGAAgcggatgatggggaaggCGACCAATGAACAGCAGAGTAGAGCAAGTAATGTTGAGCACTCGGACCAAGAGTCTCCGTGGAGACCCCGCAAAATACCAAAGCGGGAATGGGGCCGGGTTTAGCCCGGGGTAAACTTTTCGGGGGAAGCTTGGTTGGGCTGATTGGGGCCTAAACCGGAAAGCTAAACGAAAATCCGGCAAAAAATTCTGGTGCCGGAGGGGTTATGATTGTTTTGGGGCGGCATGAGCCGCAACACAAGGAGGTTAATTATGTGCATTGACTATTTGTACAGAAATTCTAACAATAATGTATCAGGGACGACCAATCAAGTCATCGGGGAGATTAGGGCGCATGCGTTGAGCAGCTACTAGCTCTGAATAACACCCTCAAGCTTACGTCGCTTTCGgccgttcttcttctgtttctgcgACATTGATTCTTCCATAGAAGACGACGGGGCTGGGGAGAGGTTGTTGATTTGGGAAGATGGGGCGGAATGCGGCTGGTCCTCAGTGGGTTCTCCAGGGCGCTtattcttgttcttctttttcttcttctgcttcaaAGCCTCCGCTGGGCTGTTCTCGGACGTCGCAGCGACGTTGCTCGAACCCGTGTCTTCTTGAGAGACGTGGCGGCTGTTGTTCTGGGAATCTTGACTCGGCAAAAGTGGTTTTGCAGGCGGAGGCTTGGGCAACGCATTTCGGGGCACGTTACTCTGAGCCGGCACAGACTCCTTGCCTTTGTCGTTGATATTCTTCAaggcctgcttgatctttGCGAGTTCTCGGTCAACATAAGTGATCTCCACATACGGCAGCGAATTCAGACGGTCCGTTGTGCGATTCACGAGGCCGGAAACTTGCTGGATGTCGTTTCCAAAGTCACTAGTGCTCTTTTGCAGGTCATCAACCTTTCCCAGAAGGTCGGCAGTCTCTGACCTGGACTTTTCCAATGCCTCAACCTGTTTTTGGGTAACCTCAAAATCAGTCTTGAGAGT of the Penicillium psychrofluorescens genome assembly, chromosome: 1 genome contains:
- a CDS encoding uncharacterized protein (ID:PFLUO_000190-T1.cds;~source:funannotate), translating into MAPFLGFRGKSLRAALIWGVILPAYVLFGYNNGVAGGLLSLPSWTETFPRINTETTTGAVKAENSKIQGTVVALYTLGCFFGSLACLKIGDPLGRRRTIMLGAAINIVGALLQSSSFSLAQLIVGRLVSGIGFGALTATAPNWQSECSRADHRGSTVVLETLFISMGLAIAAWVNVGMSHTTGSVSWRFPLALSGLWSIFVLIMTPQLPESPRWLLQKGREEEAREVLAALSDTAVDSELVNVDVAEIKESLEIAGEGRFRDIFTNGPSRLFHRTFLAAAGQMFQQMSGINALAFYQATVFEQGLGFSSSVSRILGAAVFTWQTICSPIGVLTVDRLGRRKLMMFSAAGMGACMAIIAGTSSQITNRAASGTAGAFIFMFSLFFPIGFLGLTFLYASEIAPLSARVPITAISTGTAWLFNFLVAEITPTGFDSLGYKYYIIFACINLFLILPSVYFFWPETNGRHLEEVDRIFLNSKSIFDTVRVSRNMPRHDQMDSAMKEKNATAQIENVEQAA